Proteins found in one Perca fluviatilis chromosome 9, GENO_Pfluv_1.0, whole genome shotgun sequence genomic segment:
- the cpox gene encoding oxygen-dependent coproporphyrinogen-III oxidase, mitochondrial — translation MATIVFCSVNKTAQTTARRCLFSHLKGLASSGESRLPLSCTHSPSVTFLAGIRCYPRGYSVRFMSHGTAGRAATGRTRRGALALIGAAAVTASAAVAGFLANANHFQRAEMATKVSRAAEENEQEGDILERCRGFMSPPVTDIGVLQERKGEMRTRMEMLIMETQAAFCNALEEVDGGKFKVDRWQRNEGGGGISCVMQDGKVFEKAGVNVSVVFGNLTEEAARQMKSRGKVLKGKDGKLPFCAMGVSSVIHPKNPHIPTVHFNYRYFEIEEEDGTKQWWFGGGTDLTPVYINKEDAFHFHNTLKEACDKHHHQYYPDFKKWCDRYFYIRHRGETRGIGGIFFDDLDSPSQEEAFNFVQSCARTVVPCYLPIVYKHLNDSFTDENKGWQQVRRGRYVEFNLVYDRGVKFGLATPGSRIESILMSLPLTARWEYMHEPAKGTMEAEMLEVLRNPKEWV, via the exons ATGGCAACCATTGTCTTTTGCTCAGTAAACAAAACGGCACAGACCACCGCCAGACGATGtttgttttcacatttaaaGGGGCTTGCTAGTTCAGGGGAGTCACGTCTGCCGTTATCCTGCACTCACAGCCCGTCAGTGACTTTCCTTGCGGGTATAAGATGTTATCCCAGGGGTTACAGCGTGCGTTTCATGTCCCATGGGACCGCAGGCAGAGCCGCAACCGGGCGAACCAGAAGGGGAGCCCTGGCGCTCATTGGAGCCGCAGCAGTAACGGCATCAGCGGCGGTAGCGGGGTTTTTAGCCAACGCTAACCACTTCCAGCGTGCTGAAATGGCAACGAAAGTATCTCGAGCCGCGGAGGAGAATGAGCAAGAGGGGGATATTTTGGAGAGATGCCGGGGGTTCATGTCTCCTCCAGTGACAGACATCGGTGTGCTGCAGGAGAGGAAAGGGGAGATGCGTACGAGGATGGAGATGTTGATCATGGAGACGCAGGCCGCCTTTTGCAACGCCCTGGAGGAGGTGGACGGTGGGAAGTTCAAGGTGGACCGGTGGCAGAGGAATGAAG GTGGCGGAGGAATCAGCTGTGTGATGCAAGATGGAAAGGTGTTTGAGAAGGCAGGGGTCAATGTATCAGTGGTGTTCGGAAACCTGACTGAGGAGGCTGCCAGACAGATGAAGAGCAGAGGGAAAGTCCTCAAAGGGAAAGATG GTAAACTGCCATTTTGTGCCATGGGTGTAAGCTCTGTTATCCACCCCAAGAACCCCCACATCCCCACAGTGCACTTCAACTACAGATACTTTGAGATCGAAGAGGAAGATG gcaCTAAGCAGTGGTGGTTTGGTGGAGGCACAGACCTGACTCCAGTTTACATTAATAAAGAAGATGCATTTCACTTCCACAACACCCTGAAGGAGGCCTGTGACAAGCACCACCACCAGTACTATCCAGACTTCAAGAAATG GTGTGACCGATACTTCTACATCCGACACAGAGGAGAGACTCGGGGTATAGGAGGGATCTTCTTCGATGACCTGGACTCTCCGAGTCAGGAGGAGGCATTCAACTTCGTCCAGAGCTGTGCCCGCACCGTGGTGCCCTGTTACCTGCCCATCGTATACAAACACCTCAACGACTCCTTTACTGATGAGAACAAAGGCTGGCAGCAAGTACGACGAGGAAG ATATGTGGAGTTCAACCTGGTGTATGACAGGGGAGTGAAGTTTGGCTTGGCCACGCCTGGCTCCAGAATTGAGAGCATTCTCATGTCTCTCCCCCTCACTGCCAG GTGGGAGTATATGCATGAGCCTGCCAAAGGTACCATGGAGGCTGAGATGCTGGAGGTGTTACGAAACCCCAAGGAGTGGGTGTAA